In Lolium rigidum isolate FL_2022 chromosome 3, APGP_CSIRO_Lrig_0.1, whole genome shotgun sequence, the genomic window gggcttctgaaatggtagtgggagtatcatccacaagatacacaatgaaatcattaccaaaagactttgcagtcctttgtctcttactccttgtgggagcttcattgttatcttcatcagaatctgaactctcatcatcagattcgtcatcagactccataggagtttcgtgTATTGGAtcggattcccaactagacatgccatgcatatctctcataggaaatatatcctcaaagaatgtagcatctcttgattcaaagatggtgccaacattcatgtcatccactccgatttcaccacaagaaatctataggcaatgctatgggcagcatagccaagaaagacacgactccacggtttttggtccaagctttcgctttttggtgattggcaaattcactttagccaaacagccccaagttcgtaggtaggagagtgtgtcttttcttttcccattcctcataaggggtaatctctttattcttggttggaacacgatttaggacatgacacgaagtcaatatagcctcccccaccattccttggataaacccgaaacatctaacatggcgttaaccaaatctgttagagtacggtttttcctttccgcaatcccattggattgtggggaattgggaggcgtcctctcatggattataccatgttccgcacgtaataaattgaactcattagaaaagtactctccaccacgatcggaccgaaccctttttatctttctttcaagttggttctcaacttcagccttatagattttaaagaaatcaagagcctcatctttagttttcaggagatacacataacagtacctagtggaatcatcaatcaaagtcatgaaaaatttctttctaccttttgtcaactcaccattcatctcacatagatctgaatgcacgagctctagtggtgccaagtttctttccttcgcaggcttgtgaggcttgcgaggctgctttgcttgcacacaagcatggcacttagagcctttgacaaaggtgaatttcggaattaaactcatatcggcaagccgcgtcatacaaccaaaattaacatgacaaagtcgtgaatgccaaacattagtttcattaacactagtgcttacatggttcacaacattatcacgaagtcttctagagagaagcgcaacattccctcacattcatatccctttccaacaaaagttccatacttagacaagtacaactttattggactcaaacaccaacttaaacccatctttcataagacgggagccactaacgagattcttcttgatagaagggacatgcgagCACGTTCTTCGgctgcacgatctttcccgaagtaaacttcagatctaccgtgccaacaccacgaacagtagcatttaacccattccccatcattactgaggaacctcgggcctgataagaggtaaacatggagatgtcagcacacacatgaacattagcacctgtatcaacccaccattcacgTGGgtcgaaacaccgaaagaacaatgaggtaacatattaccataccccgtagttccttcctccgtgttgccaatgaccatgctcgACAGAATTTGAGTTCGTCCAGTActcgacatttctttcctttgcgttgtggacaacgattggcccagtggccagtctcgccacacacccagcaaggatctttcttctccgttttccccttcttcttgaagttggtagtttgggagactcccttgttctttcccttggacttgtgggcatttttctgcaccatattggcagcagaacgtccctcggttcctccagtgtgtttgtcttttgccctcgccttctcctcaacatccagagagcccatgatattctcaacataaaactcatgcctctgatgtttcagggaagtggcaaagttcctccatgaagggggaagcttagcgacaatgcatcccgcgacaaacttgtccggtagcacacacttgaggagctcgagttcctttgccatgatctcgtatctcatgagctctgttctactacagatcggttctcaaccattctcagtagtcattgaactgctccatagcatacggttcacctccggcatcggcaagCACCAAACTgagcgtccagtgcatcccacagttccttcccatttcggatgtgcagataagcatcaaccaacttgtctccaaacaCACTTAGGacagcacccacaaagattacggtggcatccccgaacgctttatcctcttcaggagtaagcggacctctgggaataccttccgcaactcggtgcacgcccatagaagtgagccacaagagggtcttaatctgccatctcttgaaatgagaacccgtaaacgggctcggtttgagcgcagcagcaaaaccagatgGTGAAAATTGCATAAGcacataaggtttttggattgttggaatattaggcaatttccgtatgagattaattaccgaaaacaacattagagatgcacaagcatacttaaccatacacatcagactaagcacatgcatcggatccgaacatggaacaagtagcaatgcaaggtaggagaggaaaagcacgtacatcgcgaccgggaaggtcgcaccagcagcaggcagcaccaccaccatgggtattgttgatgtcgcccatggtgtagtcggatccgtCGATGAAGCGAGTCgggtcgtcgaagaagaagacgaacagtATGCGAGCGGTCgcgcgagacgctccccaaaaccttatcgcccgtctcccggtgcaggatctcaacggacggagtttcggaggcctgctctcccggacggctgtgcacgcagttgccgggatggggaagactagagagtagcgcagcagaaGGAACTTCGCAAGAGAGAggaactagagagttctgagaattgtgtatttctctagatctgatctgtctccttgtatagcctgggaagccaacccgacccgaccgcgttgacacgcgtagggccagggacacgcggcgaacatgcacatgcaggtcgacacgtacccaacacagttggtgcaccaagcaaaaatttaggcttccttgagtgtgtctcgaactcgaactcgaactcgagtcacgaaacgcgacgtgcgtgcgtgacgtgacgtgacgtgacgtgacgtgacgtgccgagccgagccgagccgagacggggcgggcggaggaggaggagtgcgcgagggctccttctattctcactcacttggaatgactagaacagcagcccttatataccactccaactcactcccaactagcaatgtgggactaaactttgtcccccaaggctgtcccaagctgccaacgtgatgggccttgagatttcaggaattgtagactatatgggctgccttactgggctgcagcccatctacattcaacaggaGGTCGCCGAGTGTGGCTTATCGACCCGCCTTCGGACTTATGTATCCCAACTGTTATTGACATTGAATAAATAAGGTCTCCACCCTAAAAGAAAGTAAATTTCGAAATACCTCTAAAAATAGATTTCGAAACTTTttctaaaaatagaaaaaaaagtcaTAACTTGCCATGTAAGTAATTTTTATGGACTAGTTTTGAAAACCAATGTTTACTTGTTATTGCTTTAGGGAACATATTTTAAAACCGAAAGTTGTGGCCGAGAGGTTGTTTAGCGGTACGGTAGgagaacctttttttttttgagagaacacAACCCttaattgatcacataacagtatcaATACAAAGTATTTATCATATAAAATGTTTTTCACATGTTCTACCTAAAATGTGTGAGCTTCATTGAAAACACGATTCACATGGCGGAATATTGCCAATGAAAAAAACAATCATCATATGTTTGATACCATCCACTAATACCAGTGGAAGATCTGTCCACCATTGTAGAATTGGTACACTGCACGAGACGATACACAAGTTGGTTTTAATATAAATGGTGTGGTTAGTTATTTTTGTTTGCACATTAACTTTATATCGTGGCAGGGTGTTTAGGCGTAGAAAATGCAATTTGTGGCGCACGGGGAAAAAGTAGGGGGCTAGAAGTTTGTAAATATGTCCTTAAAAAGTTAGCATAGGATACTTCTATAAAAAGCTAACCTTCGAAAATCTTCATCTATAACATTTTCGAGCCAAAATTCCAAAATCCCGtggacaatccctaaccctagaaccccaattcttcgtcatcatcctccaTGGTATGTCACATCTAAAAGGATTGATCTGGCATGGCTATCCATATCTACTTCTAGGTCTCGAGAGATGCGTGCTTGGTCGCACCCTTCACATGGTAGCATGGTCTTTTCTGTAGAACAAAGCCCGTTGTTGGCCCTTGGGCTCACTCATCATGCCACGTGGATATAAAAACCCCGCTACAAAACCTAGGAGAAAACCAATCATAAACAAGAGTTGGGTGACATGTTTTCACATTTTCGGAAATCAATGACCAATTCACTAATCCTACACAAGTTTGTAGATCAATGAGGCCTTTACCTCAAGTAACAAAAATATAGCTACTCTCTCTGGTTAAAATTTACTGACACAACGATATACTATGTCGAGTACAAGTTGCGTCAATCAATTTCGGAGAGATGGAGTGTTTAGTTTAGTGACTTACATCGAGTTTTTCTCTATATATAACATACTAGTTTAGTGACATCGTATCTTATATATGTAGATACAGTTTTTTCCTAATAGATTGATTTGTATGAGTTTTCAGTTCAAAAGAAACAAATAGATATGGAAATGTGGAGGACCAATTTGCCACACATTAATTTTTAACCGGTTACCCGCTAATTAACCGACCATTATTTTTCAATATCAATCAATATAGTGGGccatatttcaattttttttgccaCAACCGAATTAGCCAGCCTACTCCAGAAGCTTCTGCTGTTATCACGGCCTTTCTTCGTGATACTTGATCAAACTAGTGCCGGCCCAACACACGAATCCAGCTTCTTCTTGTCCTCTCCGGAAGGCGAGAGAATTCTCCAGAATCGCTCCCGAAAATACTCATCCTCGCGTCTATATATTCCCTGGTTCCTCCTCGACATGTCCCAGCGAAATCTGAAGAAAACATCGATCAAAAATCCCTCACCCTTCCGATTCCATCATCAACCAAACCGCCCATTTCTTCCACCAGCAACCAGAGTCCCCACCGATCCGACCGACAATGTCGCTGATCCGCCGCAGCAACGTGTTCGACCCCTTCTCCCTCGATCTCTTCGACCCCTTTGACGGCTTCCCCTTCGGCTCCGGtagcagcagcggcggcagccTCGTCCCGCGCACCTCCTCTGACACGGCGGCCTTCGCTGGTGCGCGCATCGACTGGAAGGAGACCCCCGAGGCACACGTGTTCAAGGCGGATGTGCCGGGGCTGAAGAAGGAGGAGGTCAAGGTGGAAGTGGAGGACGGCAACGTTTTGCAGATCAGCGGCGAGAGGAACAAGGAGCAGGAAGAGAAGACGGACACCTGGCACCGGGTGGAGCGCAGCAGCGGCAAGTTCCTCCGCAGGTTCAGGCTGCCGGAGAACGCCAAGACGGAGCAGGTGAAGGCGTCCATGGAGAACGGCGTGCTCACCGTCACCGTGCCCAAGGAGGAGGCCAAGAAGCCCGAGGTCAAGTCCATTCAGATCTCCGGTTAAACAGTTGGCTGACTCCTGCGCGATGAGGTGGACTGCAGAACAATGGCGTGGAGTTTCCCTCAGTCATCGTGATCCGAAATAAAATCTGTGTTCCTTGTTATGTTTGGCTGAAGTGTGCATGCGCGGTCTGTCTATTGTAGTGCAAATCGTCCGATGTCTGAGCGTGTGTCTGTGTTTCGAGTCCAGTTCTATGTTTTGTTCATCAGGGTCTCTACTCAATCGGGAACTGAGTAGCTCTTTTTTCTCTTAATCTGAATGACAATGAGGATTATAGCATATTTAGTTCTAACCCTTCACAAAAAGAATGCAATTTCTATTTGGCATGAATGCTTTAATTTTGAATTTTATTTTAATAAAGGATGGCTTTATTACGCATTACACCCGCACCTGGCCTGCATAACTGAAATGCACACAACCCCGCTCATGCCGGCGCCGTCCGATACCACTGCCCCATCTACATCAAGTACGTTTCGAGTGGTGTTTCGAATCGTCGGTATTACGAGTCCAACTGTATATTGGTGTTTAATGAAACCAATTTACTaatttatttctttttcttttgaacgACCAAGGACCCACAGATGCTGCACTAATTTCAAGGGACCGTACAAATTACAATTTGAGCCCCAGCGAAGATAAAAATTACAAGTAGTTCCTAGAAATATACACGGAGGACCTAAAACGATATTTGAGAAAGCAATCGACTCCTTCTGCCTCACCGCCAAGGTACAGAGATGATGCTAACACCAAACACCATCTTATTcggcggggacgaaaccacttagAAAGAACATGGTGTAGATGAAACAACATTCCCGCACAATTCAATATTTAATATTAAGTGAAATGCTACTTGCTTGAAACAACCACAAGATACTCGATGCGATGCGTCACTTGATGATATGATAAATGCAACCAGTTATATAACATATTTATAAAATAGGGTTGGCTTAGGGTCGGAGTCTCACTGATACCTTTAATCTGGATTacagattgtagtatgataagctttttccctagaagatctaggtttaatcgaaccttgaaaAGCACTATTAAATGATGTAAAGGAAATGTCTACAATACTTGCTAGTGTAGTTATCTTCTatttaccggacctatctagtttacttttaagggggttgtgttcaatgatgaaaATAGTCTAGGattaaggtttcacctgcagctatgcatacatatataatttaAGCTCATATGTGTAATGAGAAGAGGCGTTAGACGATAGACATGGCCTGGAGGAGCCCGTGGCAGCGGCGAGCTTGGACGCGAGGGGTTCGACGATGCGAGCGGAGGGTGCTCTCAGAgacggtgctcggggaggcgGGAGACGCGACCGAGGCAGTGGAGGACGACGTCCTGGCGGCGGGCACGCACGGAGGAGCCGAACCCCACCTCACCAGCGTCGGAGAAGGCTGGAGCGAGGAGGAAGCGAGGCTGCGCGGTAACGGCTCAAGGTCGAGGCAGAGCAGGGATAGCGGCGCAGCCGGTGGTGGCATCGTCTCGTGCAGAAGAAGAGGAcgagcggcggcgggatcgggcgGGCAGAGCCGCGGAGGCGCAGCTCGATCGCATCGCTGCGGGATCGCAAGAAGGGCGTCGAGCTCGGGGTAAGAGAGGCCGAGAGGTGGAAGGACTTgaacggaaaaagaagaaaactaggggtgatacgtccattttgcatcactatttcatatcataatttgctgttattcattgatatatttcatatttagggatgatacttatgttatttcatctattttgcatgtttcatgattattggaggatcgcgcaccggagtcagaattctgctggaaaaagcgccgtcagaatgcaatatttcggaagatcgacaATTGAcgaaaattatatgaaaaatcctatttttcaagaagaCGAAGGgacccagaagggggagccgaggagggccgccgtgggcccacctcataggccggcgcgggccaaggcctggccgcgccgccttgtgaggaggggtcccacagccccctctagcctcctctccttcgcgtacatcttcgtcccgaaaacctaagcaccagaggatagtcgcgaagagtcacagccgcctctgcggggcggagaacaccagagagaaaagagctctccggcaggctgaaatccgccggggaaattccctcccggagggggaaatcgacgccatcgtcaccgtcatcgagctggacatcatctccatcatcatcaccatcgtatccatcatcatcaccgccatctccaccgctgcacctcgtcaccgctgtaacaattagggtttgatcttgattgtttgataggagaaactctcccggtgttgatttctacttgttattgatgctattgagtgaaactattgaaccaaggtttatgttcagattgttattcatcatcatatcacctctgatcatgttccatatgatgtctcgtgagtagttcgtttagttcttgaggacatgggtgaagtctaaatgttagtagtgaattatgttggttagtattcaatgttatgatatttaagttgtggtgttattcttctagtggtgtcatgtgaacgtcgactacatgatacttcaccatttatgggcctaggggaatgcatcttgtattcggttgctaattgcagggttgccggagtgacagaaacctaaacccccgttagtatatcgatgcaggagggatagcaggatctcagagtttaaggctgtggttagatttatcttaattactttcttgtagttgcggatgcttgcaaggggtataatcacaagtatgtattattcctaggaagggcggtgcattagcataggttcacccacacaacacttatcaaaacaatgaagactaattagctatatgaagcgaaagcactagactaaattcccgtgtgtcctcaagaacgtttggtcattataagtaaacaaaccggcttgtcctttgtgctaaaaaggattgggccactcgctgcaattatttctctcgcactttacttacttgtactttattcatctgctatactaaaaccccctatacttgtgggtcatcaagactattttctggcgccgttgccagggagtgaagcgctattggtaagtggaattggtaagggaaacttttactgtacgtgctgtttttatttctgcctgctgctataattcattatggagaggtcttctcttgaattcctctttggaaaatctactactaccgcaaaggtagtggatgaggcgccaggtgagaaagaggttccatacaaaatacctatgaagattattgaacgtgttgtggataaccgctatgaaggggatggaactgtccatcctggtgatcatttactgtttttacatgaattatgcttgttattcaaatgtgcaggtattactatggatgaagttaggaagaaactattctctatatcgctgtctggtaaagcagcgcattggtataaattgctgaagaataggaattctcttaattgggaggacattgtgcctttattttattccaaattctatcctccaagtgaaattcacaaagatcggaaccgcatatataatttctggcctcatgatggagagagtattgcccaagcttggggagattgaagtctttaatgctcaaatgccccattcatgagcttcctggtaatattattattgataatttctatgcaagattgtcctttcaagataagactttactggatacttcttgttctggatcatttacacgcaacaaagaaaagtttaaaagggaccttcttgatcggatccaggagaatactgaaggatgggagaacgacaaagatagagagtcaggtataaaatatgattataaatgcattgaagtttttatggatactgataaatttcgtaatatgagtgctacttatggtcttgattctcaagtcgttgcaattttttataaagcttttgcctctcactttgaattgcctaggaagaattttgataagtatcatgaaccttataaagatactagtacaaatgcccgtgcgttgccacgggtctttaaatttcatttcttaatacatatataattcacaactcacataaaaggaaagtaataaaagaaaaaacaaagcaagagaagaaaaagaaaaaaaggaaaccaCCGAGTCAGGCTGGAAGCCGACCCAGCTCGGCACCTTCCACGGACGAACGTGCATGCGAGCTACACACACAAGCCAAATGGCTTGTCAATCCCGAAACCCGTGCCATCCTTCAATCCCCAAACTCAAAATCGCCGCCACGAACCCTAGGCACCGCGGAGGAATCGAGTGCTCCCCGGCGACTGATGGCGGCGGACATCCATGGAGAATATAGGCAAGTCCCCTACACTTGCTAGTGGAATCAGTCGGGCTGcagcccattgatacgtctccgacgtatcgataatttcttatgttctatgccatattattgatgatacctacatgttttatgcacactttatgtcatattagtgcattttctggaactaacctattaacaagatgccgaagtgccggttcctgttttctcgctgtttttggtttcgaaatcctagtaacgaaatattctcggaattggacgaaacgaagacccggggccctatttttccacggagcttccgaagaccgaagaacacacgaagtggggccacgaggtggccaaactatagggcggcgcggcccaagccctggccgcgccgacctatagcgtgggcccctcgtgacgcccctgacctgcccttccgcctacttaaagccaccgtcgcgaaacccccgatgcgaaaaaccacgatacggaaaaccttaccgagacgccgtcgccgccgatcccatctcggggattcgggagatctcctccggcaccctgccggagaggggattcatctcccggaggactctacaccgccatggtcgcctccggagtgatgagtgagtagttcacccctggactatgggtccatagcggtagctagatggttgtcttctcctcattgtgcttcattgttggatcttgtgagctgcctaacatgatcaagatcatctatctcgtaattctatatgttgtgtttgtcgggatccgatggatagagaataccatgtcatgttaattatcaagttattatacatgtgttgtttatgatcttgcatgctctccgtttctagtagaggctctggccaagtttttacttttaactccaagagggagtacttatgctcgatagtgggttcatgcccgcattgacaccgggacgagtgacgaaagttctaaggttgtgttgtgtcagttgccactagggataaaacattggcgctatgtccgaggatgtagttgttgattacattacgcaccatacttgaatgcaattgtccgttgtttagcaacttaataccggaggggttcggatgataacctcgaaggtggactttttaggcatagatgcagttggatggcggtctatgtactttgtcgtaatgcccaattaaatctcactatacttatcatgtcatgtatgtgcattgttatgccctctctatttgtcaattgcccgaccgtaatttgttcacccaacatgcttttatcttatgggagagacacctctagtgagctgtggaccccggtccattctttaataccgaaatacaaatctgccgcaatacttgtttttactattttctctgcaaacaatcatcttccacacaatacggttaatcctttgttacagcaagccggtgagattgacaacctcactcgtttcgttggggcaaagtactttggttgtgttgtgcaggttccacgttggcgccggaatctccggtgttgcgccgcactacatcccgccgccatcaaccttcaacgtgcttcttggctcctcctggttcgataaaccttggtttctttccgagggaaaacttgctgctgtgcgcatcataccttcctcttggggttgcccaacgaacgtgtgaaatacacgccatcaagctcttttccggcgccgttgccggggagatcaagacacgctgcaaggggagtctccacttctcaatctctttactttgtttttgtcttgctttattttatttactactttgtttgctgcacttatatcaaaacacaaaaaaattagttgctagctttaccttatttactatcttgtttgctatatcaaaaacacaaaaaaattaattacttgttttactttacttaatatcatgcatgtttttatttcactagttaagcataatggaaaacaacaaaaatatgagagatctttatgaactttatcttaaaTTAGgatatgatgtgtttgaagagagaattaaaaaacccatggaactttatatgcatgctaatgggaatgtcattactatggatgctttgaacaccattgttgctaatgctatggaaaattctaagcttggggaagctggctctgatgagcatgatctttttattcctccaagcattgaggagaaaattttcttttatgattacaatatgcctcctatatatgatgatagccactttgttgaatttgctcccactacaactaataaaattgattatgcttacgtggagagtaata contains:
- the LOC124697858 gene encoding 17.9 kDa class I heat shock protein-like, coding for MSLIRRSNVFDPFSLDLFDPFDGFPFGSGSSSGGSLVPRTSSDTAAFAGARIDWKETPEAHVFKADVPGLKKEEVKVEVEDGNVLQISGERNKEQEEKTDTWHRVERSSGKFLRRFRLPENAKTEQVKASMENGVLTVTVPKEEAKKPEVKSIQISG